One Parasphingorhabdus cellanae genomic region harbors:
- a CDS encoding anti-phage dCTP deaminase has protein sequence MKHFNSDCPKPELIIGIAGPAGTNLGNVADTIEELVKVYGYESFQIRASKLISSACDEKVFEKLDAAKFEKKVQYLMNAADHIRRDVGSGAAIVPLILSKIRNLRQTFLLSEDCSVDFEDIELYNRCYIINSLKHPEKVKLLRKVYGSKFIMISAFSEHQDRVDELVSKIQKSYQTADAATFKTEALKLISLDQKKPGSKIGQNLSSTFHLADFFISTDQDFETNLKKFLKLLFGDPYITPTRDEMHMYEAQAVAFRSADLSRQIGAVIVDRDGFVVARGCNEVPSVNGGAHWQGDPNEDDNRDFVKGRDYNAVKKQDVLKELLDFVDENVGFSESSDRNTDELVSDLMFGKHTGEFKDLRISNLIEFGRVVHAEMHAIVEAARRGVSIDGGTVYTTTFPCHMCGRHIVAANIDRVVYIEPYPKSMTSELYDREVKIDGELENSQISEHAVKFEPFIGVAPRFFEQVFSAPKRKDSAGYTIDWIKEKALPRCTSLSTSHLPREAILATQISQISKITNPQVLENE, from the coding sequence ATGAAACATTTTAATAGTGATTGCCCAAAGCCCGAATTAATTATTGGTATAGCGGGGCCTGCAGGAACGAACCTTGGTAATGTGGCTGATACGATTGAAGAACTCGTCAAAGTATATGGGTACGAAAGCTTTCAGATTAGAGCAAGTAAGCTGATTTCGTCTGCATGCGATGAAAAAGTTTTTGAAAAATTGGATGCAGCTAAATTTGAAAAAAAGGTTCAATATTTGATGAATGCGGCAGATCACATCCGGAGAGATGTTGGAAGTGGTGCGGCAATAGTCCCGTTAATATTGTCCAAAATAAGGAATCTTCGTCAAACATTCTTACTTAGCGAAGACTGCTCGGTCGACTTTGAAGATATCGAATTGTACAATCGATGTTATATTATCAATAGCTTGAAGCATCCTGAAAAAGTCAAACTTTTGAGAAAGGTGTATGGCTCAAAATTCATAATGATATCTGCGTTTTCGGAACATCAAGACCGCGTAGACGAATTAGTTTCGAAAATACAAAAGTCGTACCAAACTGCAGATGCTGCAACCTTTAAAACTGAAGCTTTAAAACTAATTTCCCTTGATCAAAAAAAACCTGGTTCGAAGATAGGTCAGAATCTTTCAAGTACCTTTCATTTAGCAGATTTCTTCATATCTACAGATCAAGACTTTGAAACCAATTTGAAGAAATTTCTAAAGCTACTCTTCGGTGACCCCTACATTACACCAACGCGCGATGAAATGCACATGTACGAAGCTCAAGCTGTCGCGTTCCGATCTGCTGATTTATCGCGACAAATCGGAGCGGTCATTGTTGATCGAGATGGCTTTGTGGTTGCGAGAGGTTGTAACGAAGTGCCAAGTGTAAATGGAGGTGCGCATTGGCAGGGAGACCCTAACGAAGACGATAATAGAGATTTTGTAAAAGGCCGCGATTATAACGCGGTGAAAAAACAAGATGTTCTAAAAGAACTTTTAGATTTTGTGGATGAAAACGTTGGATTTTCCGAATCTAGTGATCGGAACACTGACGAACTTGTCTCCGACTTAATGTTTGGTAAGCATACAGGGGAGTTTAAAGACCTACGAATTTCTAACCTGATAGAGTTTGGTCGTGTGGTTCATGCCGAAATGCACGCGATTGTAGAAGCAGCTAGGCGGGGTGTCTCAATTGATGGTGGAACCGTTTATACCACCACTTTTCCATGCCACATGTGTGGACGACACATCGTTGCAGCAAACATTGATCGAGTTGTTTACATTGAGCCATATCCCAAAAGCATGACTTCTGAATTGTATGATAGAGAGGTCAAAATCGATGGTGAATTGGAAAATTCACAGATATCTGAACATGCAGTAAAATTTGAACCCTTTATCGGCGTTGCACCAAGGTTTTTTGAGCAAGTATTTTCTGCACCAAAAAGGAAAGACAGCGCTGGATATACAATTGATTGGATTAAAGAAAAGGCATTGCCTCGATGCACCAGTCTTTCTACCTCACATCTACCTCGAGAAGCAATATTGGCCACGCAAATTAGTCAAATCTCAAAAATAACAAACCCTCAGGTGCTAGAAAATGAATGA
- a CDS encoding ImmA/IrrE family metallo-endopeptidase, with product MLTAFNAAHGLARFPIDVTQVAKEYSRNVFPEEPITTVEGQNFSNDFEGALVRNPISTNEWGIFYNSGLTSKGRINFTLAHELGHYLLHRQLLENEIFCAKSDMWAWNSEYGQMESQANEFASFLLMPLDDFRLQANSIKKPKVDDFAILAERYESSITATILKWLEITTKRAMLVVSKDGFIDWSWSSKPLLRSGVYFRAKQKTIELPAKSLAAQGQSIAAIEGDWLPAGIWADHEEVFETVLFSEFHNQAISLLVYPNIPPIFDQ from the coding sequence GTGCTAACCGCCTTCAATGCGGCCCATGGACTTGCACGCTTTCCAATAGATGTTACGCAGGTTGCCAAGGAGTACTCCAGAAACGTTTTTCCAGAAGAACCCATTACAACAGTTGAAGGCCAGAATTTTTCCAACGATTTCGAAGGTGCATTGGTCAGAAACCCAATCAGCACCAATGAGTGGGGCATATTCTACAATTCTGGCCTGACTTCTAAGGGCAGGATCAATTTTACTTTGGCTCATGAATTGGGCCACTATTTGCTACACCGCCAGTTGCTCGAAAATGAAATTTTCTGCGCAAAGTCCGACATGTGGGCTTGGAATTCTGAATATGGTCAAATGGAAAGCCAAGCAAATGAGTTTGCGTCTTTTCTGTTGATGCCTCTCGATGATTTTCGCCTACAAGCTAATTCAATCAAGAAACCAAAGGTCGACGATTTTGCAATACTTGCTGAACGCTATGAATCTTCAATCACAGCCACAATTTTGAAATGGTTGGAAATAACAACTAAGCGAGCGATGCTCGTAGTGAGCAAGGACGGGTTTATCGATTGGTCTTGGAGCAGCAAACCACTTCTAAGAAGCGGTGTTTACTTTCGTGCAAAACAAAAAACTATAGAACTTCCAGCAAAGAGCCTTGCTGCTCAGGGTCAATCTATTGCAGCTATTGAAGGAGATTGGCTTCCAGCAGGCATTTGGGCTGACCACGAAGAAGTGTTCGAAACAGTCCTTTTTTCAGAGTTTCATAACCAAGCAATATCACTTCTTGTATACCCCAACATTCCTCCAATCTTTGATCAATAA
- a CDS encoding helix-turn-helix domain-containing protein, with product MGKTLGQKLSECRKQKGLSLDELAKIAATSKSYLWELENRDVRKPSAEKLTKIADALGTTAGYLMDDKSEPDEAQKQEAFFRKFSKLGEADQTRFQEMIDVWSKGK from the coding sequence ATGGGTAAAACACTAGGACAAAAATTATCGGAATGCCGAAAGCAAAAGGGTCTTTCGCTCGACGAATTGGCAAAAATTGCCGCAACGAGCAAAAGTTACTTGTGGGAATTAGAGAATCGAGATGTGAGGAAACCATCTGCGGAAAAACTCACCAAAATAGCGGATGCGCTTGGGACAACAGCGGGTTACCTGATGGACGACAAGTCAGAACCCGATGAAGCTCAGAAACAAGAAGCCTTTTTCCGAAAGTTTAGCAAGTTAGGTGAAGCCGACCAAACAAGGTTTCAGGAAATGATCGATGTATGGAGTAAAGGGAAATAG
- a CDS encoding DUF2188 domain-containing protein yields MPKKGPESHHVVPNPKGGWDVKRGGSERASGHFELKSDAVNIGRQISRNQGTEFRIHNRDGRIAQSDSHGNDPSPPKG; encoded by the coding sequence ATGCCGAAAAAAGGTCCAGAAAGCCATCATGTTGTACCTAATCCAAAAGGTGGTTGGGATGTCAAGCGTGGCGGAAGTGAAAGAGCCAGCGGACATTTCGAATTGAAAAGCGATGCGGTCAATATCGGTCGTCAAATCAGTAGAAACCAAGGTACCGAATTTCGCATTCACAATCGGGATGGGCGCATTGCTCAAAGCGATAGCCATGGCAACGATCCTAGCCCTCCCAAAGGTTAG
- a CDS encoding DUF3489 domain-containing protein, with product MTTAKKPQTKAAKVQQLLSRAKGASIEELCEATSWQPHSVRAFLTGLRKKNFVINREARREDGTAYRIASKPTFENEQT from the coding sequence ATGACCACAGCCAAAAAACCACAAACCAAAGCCGCTAAAGTCCAACAACTGCTGTCGCGTGCCAAGGGCGCAAGCATTGAAGAACTTTGCGAAGCAACGTCTTGGCAACCGCACAGCGTCCGAGCCTTTTTGACTGGTCTCCGTAAAAAGAACTTTGTGATCAATCGAGAGGCGCGGAGAGAAGACGGCACGGCTTATCGAATAGCTTCCAAACCCACTTTTGAGAATGAACAAACATGA
- a CDS encoding DUF2924 domain-containing protein: MSELDAQLRELATMPPAQLRSRWRDLFRQAAPAIAPDLLRRSIAWRLQERQHGRLAPSVKKKIVQLQKRLEKSGGADLTNDIALKPGTRLVREWNGKSYHVLVCEEGFEFDNRHYRSLSHIAEEITGAHWSGPRFFGLRKRGGFKPKVPADA; encoded by the coding sequence ATGAGTGAGCTGGATGCCCAATTAAGAGAGCTTGCAACAATGCCCCCTGCCCAGCTCCGGTCTAGGTGGCGCGATCTATTCCGGCAGGCTGCGCCAGCAATAGCACCCGACCTTCTGCGCCGATCCATAGCTTGGAGATTGCAGGAGCGCCAACATGGCAGGCTGGCACCATCGGTCAAAAAGAAGATTGTTCAACTGCAAAAGCGTTTGGAGAAATCTGGAGGCGCCGATCTCACAAATGATATAGCGCTCAAACCTGGGACACGATTGGTTCGGGAATGGAATGGCAAAAGCTATCACGTACTTGTCTGTGAAGAAGGTTTTGAATTTGATAATCGGCATTATCGCAGTCTCAGTCATATCGCCGAAGAAATTACGGGCGCTCATTGGTCAGGACCCCGCTTCTTTGGATTGAGGAAACGCGGTGGGTTCAAGCCGAAGGTGCCGGCGGATGCCTGA
- a CDS encoding recombinase family protein yields the protein MPEKKSKTRCAIYTRKSTEDGLEQAFNSLDAQRDACAAYILSQTHEGWEGSSELYDDGGFSGGSMKRPGLEQLLQDVKAGKVDVIVVYKVDRLTRSLADFAKIVEILDEHGASFVSVTQSFNTTTSMGRLTLNVLLSFAQFEREVTGERIRDKIAASKKKGMWMGGPVPIGYDLGDRKLLINHEESKTVQHIFKRYTELRSVPQLVDELARQGYRTKIRTYKDGRKIGGVTFYQGPLAQLLKNPIYVGKVRHKDEIYDGEHDAIIEQELFDQVQAIFASNRNDNALGKKAKNPSLLTGLITDPDGRSMTPCHASRGVKRYRYYVTRFKLGEEKTEAWRLPSNEIERLVTDTFAKALISIIPTSGDAKFIQDQIDRYQDIAYRLLHGTITQKRKNLLDHHLRVQVRQQNVELSFKPEPDNEPMHVSVDAKLVKRGSEVKLAIPPSGSPLKSVPNPTLQKLVAQAFAAQDHMLGNKPNSAIAHYSRRYLGQLVRISWLAPDIIAAIMDGTQPSELTGRKLTRVNSIPLDWPSQRKMFGFT from the coding sequence ATGCCTGAGAAGAAAAGCAAAACCCGCTGCGCTATCTATACTCGCAAATCTACCGAAGATGGCTTGGAACAGGCCTTCAATAGTCTAGATGCGCAACGTGATGCGTGTGCGGCCTATATATTGAGCCAGACTCACGAAGGATGGGAGGGATCATCGGAACTTTATGATGATGGAGGCTTCAGCGGTGGCTCAATGAAAAGACCGGGTCTTGAACAGCTACTGCAGGATGTGAAAGCAGGGAAAGTTGATGTCATTGTCGTGTACAAGGTTGATCGCCTCACGCGGTCGCTTGCTGACTTTGCCAAGATCGTCGAAATACTGGATGAACATGGTGCCAGTTTTGTAAGCGTCACCCAATCATTTAATACCACCACCAGTATGGGCAGACTAACACTAAATGTACTTCTATCCTTTGCCCAGTTTGAACGCGAAGTAACGGGCGAACGCATCCGTGACAAGATTGCCGCCTCCAAGAAGAAGGGAATGTGGATGGGCGGTCCAGTTCCCATTGGTTATGACCTTGGAGACCGGAAGCTTCTCATCAATCATGAGGAATCCAAAACAGTACAGCATATCTTCAAACGCTATACAGAACTGAGGTCGGTGCCCCAGCTTGTCGATGAACTGGCAAGGCAGGGCTATCGAACGAAGATTCGTACTTACAAGGACGGAAGAAAAATTGGTGGCGTGACCTTTTATCAAGGCCCACTTGCTCAACTGCTTAAAAATCCAATCTATGTAGGCAAGGTGCGTCACAAAGATGAAATCTATGATGGGGAGCATGATGCCATCATCGAGCAAGAACTATTTGATCAGGTTCAAGCGATTTTTGCATCCAACAGAAACGACAATGCATTGGGCAAGAAGGCGAAGAACCCGAGTCTGCTGACCGGACTTATTACAGATCCTGATGGAAGGTCGATGACGCCTTGTCATGCATCTCGCGGGGTTAAACGGTATCGCTACTATGTGACGCGGTTTAAACTCGGAGAAGAAAAAACCGAAGCTTGGAGATTGCCATCCAATGAGATTGAGCGATTAGTCACTGACACTTTCGCCAAAGCTTTGATAAGCATAATACCTACCTCAGGTGATGCGAAGTTCATACAGGACCAAATCGACCGATATCAGGACATTGCTTATCGATTGCTCCACGGGACCATCACTCAAAAAAGAAAGAATTTGCTGGACCATCATCTAAGGGTTCAAGTCCGCCAGCAGAATGTCGAACTAAGCTTCAAGCCAGAGCCTGATAACGAGCCAATGCATGTCTCCGTCGATGCCAAGCTGGTTAAGCGAGGTAGCGAAGTCAAACTTGCTATCCCACCGAGCGGATCACCCCTAAAGTCCGTTCCAAATCCGACGCTCCAGAAACTCGTTGCGCAAGCTTTTGCGGCTCAAGATCATATGCTCGGCAACAAACCAAATTCCGCTATCGCACATTACAGCCGTCGTTATTTGGGACAGCTTGTCAGGATATCCTGGCTCGCACCGGATATTATTGCAGCCATAATGGATGGCACTCAACCATCTGAACTAACGGGCCGCAAGCTTACTCGCGTCAATAGCATTCCACTCGATTGGCCAAGCCAGCGCAAAATGTTCGGGTTCACCTGA
- a CDS encoding PAS domain-containing protein: protein MENLRNSDENGGLSVGSDADYIAYEDEDVTTEAPPAIGQDERRMHVRAYNFWAGLLGDRQFPSVEDLDPEADKDFGPNSVLLDFTNGVENPSIQFLGTSLRQECELDDSITTIDQVPARSLLSRITDHYLQIIANQAPIGFEAEFVNQRGITIMYRGILLPFSTDDDTIDFIYGVINWKEVAADDFAKELEEQVAQAMRSAPAKTETGPIWADSPTSAPLELTADDAAAATAALVGGDHIELEDISEQPGEDAGLADWLVAARSSADNAAHSEQRSRIALYNAVGQAYDFYLMTQAHPQDYAALLEDSGLKAQERAPMTPIVKLVFGAHYDKTRLTEYAAALRFAKDAGIEKGAFADYLENYEGGLKAVVYAERDARNPKQTPVDTADKNEDVLERLRNAPSRQLDDIDAGDAEFVVLVARRENSGQLSIVGPVLGDQKLTDRALKQASV, encoded by the coding sequence ATGGAAAATCTTCGCAATTCTGATGAAAACGGCGGTTTGAGCGTAGGCTCTGATGCCGATTACATCGCCTATGAAGACGAAGACGTAACGACCGAAGCCCCGCCTGCTATTGGTCAGGACGAGCGCCGCATGCACGTGCGCGCTTATAATTTCTGGGCGGGACTGCTCGGCGACCGGCAATTTCCCAGCGTCGAAGATCTGGATCCGGAAGCAGACAAGGATTTTGGACCGAATAGCGTATTACTGGATTTCACCAACGGTGTGGAAAATCCATCAATACAGTTTCTAGGAACATCGCTGCGCCAGGAATGTGAACTGGATGACAGCATCACAACCATTGACCAAGTACCAGCGCGCTCCCTGCTTTCGCGCATTACCGATCACTATCTTCAGATTATCGCCAATCAGGCGCCCATTGGTTTTGAGGCTGAATTTGTCAATCAACGCGGCATAACCATCATGTACCGCGGTATCTTGCTACCTTTTTCCACCGACGATGACACGATTGATTTCATCTACGGTGTGATCAACTGGAAAGAAGTAGCAGCAGATGACTTTGCGAAAGAACTGGAAGAACAGGTCGCACAAGCAATGCGCTCCGCCCCTGCCAAAACCGAAACAGGACCGATCTGGGCTGATAGCCCCACTTCGGCTCCTCTGGAACTGACCGCAGACGATGCAGCTGCTGCGACAGCCGCGTTGGTCGGCGGCGATCATATTGAACTGGAAGATATCAGCGAACAACCCGGCGAAGACGCAGGCCTCGCCGACTGGTTAGTAGCTGCGCGCAGTAGCGCCGACAATGCAGCCCACAGCGAACAACGCAGCCGCATCGCGCTTTATAATGCCGTGGGCCAAGCTTATGATTTCTACCTTATGACGCAAGCTCATCCGCAGGATTATGCTGCCTTGCTAGAGGACTCAGGACTGAAGGCCCAGGAACGTGCGCCGATGACGCCCATCGTAAAGCTGGTTTTCGGTGCTCATTACGACAAAACCCGGTTGACAGAATATGCAGCAGCGCTGCGGTTTGCCAAAGATGCTGGTATTGAGAAGGGTGCTTTTGCTGACTATCTCGAAAATTATGAGGGCGGCCTGAAAGCAGTTGTTTATGCCGAGAGAGATGCGCGTAATCCTAAGCAGACGCCTGTCGACACGGCTGACAAGAATGAAGACGTTCTGGAACGACTGCGCAACGCTCCTAGCCGTCAACTGGACGATATTGATGCAGGCGATGCTGAGTTTGTTGTCCTGGTTGCACGCCGCGAGAATAGCGGACAACTATCAATTGTTGGCCCTGTACTCGGTGATCAAAAACTGACTGATAGGGCTCTTAAACAGGCCAGCGTCTGA